Proteins encoded together in one Planctomyces sp. SH-PL14 window:
- a CDS encoding aspartate aminotransferase family protein, whose protein sequence is MAHTDTSSEETIALFQKYVIPNYRRYPIALVKGEGSTVWDAEGNRYLDFFPGWGCNILGYSPERVVRAIQEQAATLIHVPNTWYIEAQGRFAEALCTRSFGKAFFCNSGAEANEGAIKLARMHTPAGKYKIITFENGFHGRTFAAVTATAQPKYHEGISPLLPGFLYAPHNDLKAVKELVDDETCAILIEPVQGEGGVNIPSVEFLQGLRDLCDERGLLLIFDEVQTCMGRTGNWFGYQTFGVQPDIMTLAKGVAGGVACGAIICKDEIAPSLRPGMHASTFGGNPIAMAAGIATVETIEEDGLLDNVQVMSERFRAHFEALKAELPIIDEVRVCGMMVGVELTTNAMPVVGKCMEKGLLVNATHDTVVRLLPALNVTAEDVDEGCEILSGVLRQMAAEA, encoded by the coding sequence GTGGCCCACACCGACACCTCCAGCGAAGAAACGATCGCCCTCTTCCAGAAGTACGTCATCCCCAACTACCGGCGGTACCCGATCGCACTCGTCAAAGGGGAAGGCTCCACCGTCTGGGACGCCGAAGGAAACCGCTACCTCGACTTCTTCCCCGGCTGGGGCTGCAACATCCTCGGCTACTCCCCCGAACGCGTCGTCCGGGCCATCCAGGAACAGGCCGCCACACTCATCCACGTCCCCAACACCTGGTACATCGAAGCCCAGGGACGCTTCGCCGAAGCCCTCTGCACCCGCTCCTTCGGCAAGGCCTTCTTCTGCAACAGCGGCGCGGAAGCCAACGAAGGGGCGATCAAACTCGCCCGCATGCACACCCCCGCCGGCAAGTACAAGATCATCACCTTCGAAAACGGCTTCCACGGACGAACCTTCGCTGCCGTGACCGCGACCGCCCAGCCCAAGTACCACGAGGGAATCAGCCCCCTCCTCCCGGGCTTCCTCTACGCCCCCCACAACGACCTCAAGGCGGTCAAGGAACTCGTCGACGACGAGACCTGCGCCATCCTGATCGAGCCGGTCCAGGGCGAAGGGGGCGTCAACATCCCCTCCGTCGAATTCCTCCAGGGGCTGCGGGACCTGTGCGACGAGCGCGGCCTGCTCCTGATCTTCGACGAAGTCCAGACCTGCATGGGACGGACCGGGAACTGGTTCGGCTACCAGACCTTCGGCGTCCAGCCGGACATCATGACGCTCGCCAAGGGGGTCGCCGGTGGCGTCGCCTGCGGTGCGATCATCTGCAAGGACGAGATCGCCCCCAGCCTCCGGCCGGGCATGCACGCCAGCACCTTCGGCGGGAACCCGATCGCCATGGCGGCGGGGATCGCGACCGTCGAGACGATCGAGGAAGACGGACTGCTCGACAATGTCCAGGTCATGTCGGAGCGGTTCCGGGCACACTTCGAGGCGCTGAAGGCCGAACTGCCGATCATCGACGAAGTCCGGGTGTGCGGGATGATGGTCGGCGTCGAGCTGACGACGAACGCCATGCCGGTGGTCGGCAAGTGCATGGAGAAGGGGCTGCTCGTCAACGCCACGCACGACACGGTCGTGCGACTGCTGCCGGCTCTGAATGTGACCGCGGAGGACGTCGACGAGGGATGTGAGATCCTGAGCGGCGTCCTGCGGCAGATGGCCGCGGAGGCGTAA
- a CDS encoding Uma2 family endonuclease, translated as MDCELDVGRSALLTDLAMCINYYRLFSPGLYCCVHATVQLDDEIRFRPGVTVMVNHGALKQCNPEPDYDCFRGPPNFVLDVFPGNDLLDYEHRRACFERSGVIEYVAVRDTDPVEWIWNRRTDGRFSVVETAGSELIMSTALPGLWIPADALRHRDWWAIMAAIARGVSRVGHHDLMETIWKPGKNRS; from the coding sequence ATGGACTGTGAACTCGATGTGGGCCGGTCGGCGCTGCTGACCGATCTCGCGATGTGCATCAATTACTACCGGCTGTTCTCGCCCGGTCTGTATTGCTGCGTCCACGCGACCGTTCAGCTCGACGACGAGATCCGGTTCCGCCCCGGCGTCACCGTGATGGTGAACCACGGGGCGCTCAAGCAGTGCAATCCCGAACCGGACTACGACTGTTTCCGGGGGCCGCCGAACTTTGTGCTTGATGTGTTCCCCGGGAACGACCTGCTGGACTACGAGCACCGACGGGCGTGCTTTGAGCGGAGCGGCGTGATCGAGTACGTGGCGGTGCGGGACACCGATCCGGTGGAGTGGATCTGGAACCGGCGGACGGATGGGCGGTTCTCGGTGGTAGAGACCGCCGGAAGCGAACTGATCATGAGTACGGCCCTGCCGGGGCTGTGGATTCCCGCCGACGCGCTGAGGCATCGCGACTGGTGGGCGATCATGGCGGCGATTGCGCGGGGCGTGAGCCGGGTCGGGCATCACGACTTGATGGAGACAATCTGGAAGCCCGGGAAGAACCGATCCTGA
- a CDS encoding GNAT family N-acetyltransferase: MNFRFATHADAPELAALNHALIRDEGHRNPMTVGQLAQRMTEFLANGYRATVFEIDESTAGYALYRFDPEWVYLRQFYVRPECRRRGIGRAALQWLRANAWTDSRRVRVEVLVGNTAGIAFWRAAGFADYCLTLELERGG; encoded by the coding sequence ATGAACTTTCGCTTCGCGACGCACGCCGATGCCCCTGAGCTGGCCGCTTTGAATCACGCTCTGATTCGAGACGAGGGACACCGCAATCCGATGACCGTCGGGCAACTGGCCCAGCGAATGACGGAGTTCCTCGCGAACGGATATCGGGCGACTGTCTTCGAGATCGACGAGTCGACCGCCGGCTATGCCCTGTACCGGTTTGACCCCGAATGGGTTTATCTGCGGCAGTTTTACGTGCGGCCCGAGTGCCGTCGGCGGGGAATCGGCCGAGCGGCCCTCCAATGGCTTCGCGCCAATGCCTGGACCGATTCCCGGAGAGTTCGCGTCGAGGTGCTTGTGGGAAACACGGCCGGGATCGCCTTCTGGCGCGCGGCTGGCTTTGCCGACTACTGCCTGACGCTGGAACTGGAGCGAGGCGGTTGA
- a CDS encoding DUF1801 domain-containing protein encodes MKKAASSSKDAKIDASPSQLIDARIQELSDWRGETLTRIRALIRDADPEVVEEWKWSVPVWSHAGILCTGESYKAAVKLTFPKGASLPDPAGLFNSSLEGNTRRAIDFREGDKINEKGLKALIRAAIALNTSAQTTARPARSPRKPKSE; translated from the coding sequence ATGAAGAAAGCAGCCAGCAGCTCGAAAGACGCCAAGATCGACGCTTCGCCCTCTCAGCTGATCGACGCGAGAATTCAGGAGCTCAGCGACTGGCGGGGCGAGACGCTCACGCGGATCCGCGCCCTCATCCGGGACGCCGATCCCGAAGTCGTCGAGGAGTGGAAGTGGAGCGTCCCGGTCTGGTCGCACGCCGGAATCCTCTGCACCGGCGAGTCCTACAAAGCCGCGGTGAAGCTGACCTTCCCCAAGGGGGCCTCGCTCCCGGATCCGGCCGGCCTCTTCAACTCCAGCCTGGAAGGAAACACCCGCCGCGCCATCGATTTCCGCGAGGGGGACAAGATCAACGAAAAGGGGCTGAAAGCCCTGATCCGCGCCGCCATCGCTCTCAACACGTCGGCCCAGACAACCGCTCGACCAGCCCGCTCTCCCAGGAAGCCAAAGAGCGAGTGA
- a CDS encoding DUF1801 domain-containing protein, with the protein MAGKTPKKAVKATKKTPAKKTAAKTTAAKRATAKATKPRKAAAKSASADGAGPVLLSGGNPQIAKGYGDAPVQAYIAAMPGWKSDLGRRLDALITRTVPHVQKAVKWNSPLYGIEGDGWFLGLHVFNKYVKVAFFRGASLRPLPPGESKQKEVRYLDIREDDSLDEAQFVNWVKQASQMPGERM; encoded by the coding sequence ATGGCCGGCAAGACGCCCAAGAAAGCGGTCAAAGCAACGAAGAAGACGCCCGCGAAGAAAACCGCGGCGAAGACCACTGCGGCCAAGCGAGCCACCGCGAAGGCGACCAAACCGCGGAAGGCCGCCGCGAAGTCCGCTTCCGCGGACGGAGCCGGGCCGGTCCTCCTCTCAGGAGGCAACCCGCAGATCGCCAAGGGCTACGGCGACGCCCCGGTCCAGGCCTACATCGCAGCGATGCCCGGCTGGAAAAGCGACCTCGGCCGCCGCCTTGACGCCCTGATCACCCGGACCGTCCCCCACGTCCAGAAGGCGGTCAAATGGAATTCGCCCCTCTACGGTATCGAGGGCGATGGCTGGTTCCTCGGCCTCCATGTCTTCAACAAGTACGTCAAAGTCGCCTTCTTCCGAGGCGCCTCCCTCCGCCCCCTCCCGCCGGGTGAGTCCAAGCAGAAGGAAGTCCGCTACCTCGACATCCGCGAAGACGACTCGCTCGACGAAGCTCAATTCGTCAATTGGGTGAAGCAGGCCAGCCAGATGCCCGGCGAACGAATGTGA
- a CDS encoding SRPBCC family protein: protein MNNIIRRELLFPQPPEQVWQAITDRATLAEWMYPNDFEPRVGHQFTFQVPPNPKVRFDGLTVRCEVLECEPPSRLVFSWSVAGPVANTQVSYRLEPDGPGTRLLFEHAGFDLSQVGGDQAFKGAEYGWARMLGQLATVVAKRTTDAP, encoded by the coding sequence ATGAACAACATCATTCGAAGAGAACTCCTCTTCCCACAACCACCGGAACAGGTCTGGCAGGCCATCACCGACCGCGCCACGCTCGCCGAGTGGATGTACCCCAACGACTTCGAACCCCGCGTCGGCCACCAGTTCACGTTCCAGGTCCCGCCAAACCCCAAGGTCCGCTTCGACGGCCTCACCGTCCGCTGCGAGGTCCTGGAGTGCGAGCCCCCCAGCCGCCTCGTCTTCTCCTGGTCAGTCGCCGGCCCCGTCGCCAACACCCAGGTCTCTTACCGCCTCGAACCCGACGGCCCTGGCACGCGGCTCCTGTTCGAGCACGCCGGCTTCGATCTCTCCCAGGTCGGCGGCGACCAGGCCTTCAAGGGAGCCGAATACGGCTGGGCCCGAATGCTCGGCCAGCTCGCCACCGTCGTCGCGAAACGGACGACCGACGCGCCGTAG
- a CDS encoding ArsR/SmtB family transcription factor, protein MVMTSEREPDVFGAISHPARRRMLDLLVEAERSVNTIAGEFQMSRPAVSQHLRILLNAGLVSEQRHGRERHYRLVPGGLAPVRDWMAHYEQFWDERFRRLQELLAKRKPE, encoded by the coding sequence ATGGTGATGACCTCAGAACGAGAACCGGATGTCTTCGGGGCCATCAGCCACCCCGCACGTCGCCGGATGCTGGACCTGCTCGTCGAGGCCGAGCGCTCGGTCAACACCATCGCGGGCGAGTTCCAGATGAGCCGCCCCGCCGTCTCCCAGCACCTCCGCATCCTGCTGAACGCCGGCCTGGTCTCGGAGCAGCGGCACGGCCGCGAACGACACTACCGCCTCGTCCCCGGCGGCCTCGCCCCGGTGCGGGACTGGATGGCCCACTACGAACAGTTCTGGGACGAGCGTTTCCGCCGTCTCCAGGAACTGCTCGCGAAAAGAAAGCCGGAATGA
- a CDS encoding class I SAM-dependent methyltransferase has product MSQSPSLIEPDNTAIRVALWRALHVEVDPPPHVFEDDLGLKLAAPEDGWRNRPDMSPFTKPFRAAIVARARFVEDLVAEQADRGVGQYVLLGAGLDTFAQRRPEIGSRMLVFEVDQPGPQQWKRQRLTELGLGVPPFLRLVPVDFEAGDDWWQRLVENGFDASRPAVVASLGVSMYLTRGAIAATLRRMTHLAPGSTFVMSFLLPIEFADPAIRPGLERAVEGAKASGTPFLSFFTPAEMLDLARECGFRHVQHVSAVELGDRYFAGRTDGLRPPSNSEELLVATTAE; this is encoded by the coding sequence ATGAGCCAGAGCCCGTCTCTCATCGAACCGGACAACACCGCCATACGGGTCGCCCTGTGGCGGGCCCTGCACGTCGAAGTCGATCCGCCGCCGCACGTCTTCGAAGACGACCTCGGCCTCAAGCTCGCCGCGCCGGAGGACGGCTGGCGGAACCGACCGGACATGAGCCCGTTCACGAAGCCGTTTCGGGCGGCGATCGTGGCCCGCGCCCGCTTTGTCGAAGACCTCGTGGCGGAGCAGGCGGACCGCGGCGTCGGCCAGTACGTTCTTCTCGGGGCGGGGCTCGACACCTTCGCTCAGCGACGCCCGGAGATCGGCTCCCGGATGCTCGTCTTCGAGGTCGACCAGCCCGGCCCCCAGCAGTGGAAACGCCAGCGTCTGACCGAACTGGGGCTCGGCGTGCCTCCGTTCCTGCGGCTCGTTCCGGTCGACTTCGAGGCGGGCGATGACTGGTGGCAGCGGCTTGTCGAGAACGGCTTCGATGCGAGCCGGCCGGCGGTCGTCGCCTCGCTGGGGGTCAGCATGTACCTGACCCGTGGAGCGATCGCCGCCACGCTCCGCCGGATGACGCATCTGGCGCCGGGTTCGACATTCGTGATGTCGTTCCTTCTGCCGATCGAGTTCGCGGATCCGGCGATCCGGCCCGGCCTGGAGCGAGCGGTCGAAGGGGCGAAGGCGAGCGGGACTCCCTTCCTGAGCTTCTTTACGCCCGCGGAGATGCTCGACCTCGCCCGCGAATGCGGCTTCCGCCATGTTCAGCATGTCTCGGCCGTTGAACTCGGCGATCGCTACTTCGCCGGTCGGACTGACGGCCTTCGTCCTCCCAGCAACTCTGAGGAACTGCTCGTCGCGACCACCGCAGAGTGA
- the gap gene encoding type I glyceraldehyde-3-phosphate dehydrogenase, with protein sequence MAVAVGINGFGRIGRISLRAMLKRGGEFDVLAINDLSDPKALAVLFKYDSIQGRYEGEVKAEGDSLIIDGKKIKVVAERDPAKLPWKSMGVKVALESTGFFTKRANGDKPGYDSHLAAGAEKVVLSAPSDKDSPTDYTCVMGVNDAGLTAAHKTVSNASCTTNCLAPLAKVLDEQFGIEKGLMTTVHAYTNDQRVSDQIHSDLRRARAAALNIIPTSTGAAKAVGEVLPKLNGKLTGISLRVPVGTGSVTDLVAVMGKTVTVESVNAAIKEAAEGPLKGILVYNTDPIVSSDVIGHPASSIFDASWTQVIGGNLLKVLSWYDNEFGYSNRTADLIAKIAKL encoded by the coding sequence GTGGCAGTTGCCGTCGGTATCAATGGATTCGGTCGAATTGGACGTATCTCGCTGCGGGCCATGCTTAAGCGTGGCGGTGAATTCGATGTGCTGGCCATCAACGACCTCAGCGATCCGAAGGCGCTGGCTGTTCTCTTCAAGTACGACAGCATCCAGGGTCGCTACGAAGGCGAAGTGAAGGCTGAAGGGGACTCGCTCATCATCGACGGCAAGAAGATCAAGGTCGTCGCCGAGCGCGATCCGGCCAAGCTGCCGTGGAAGTCGATGGGCGTGAAGGTCGCCCTCGAGTCGACCGGCTTCTTCACGAAGCGGGCCAACGGCGACAAGCCGGGCTACGACAGCCACCTCGCCGCCGGTGCCGAGAAGGTCGTCCTGTCGGCTCCGTCCGACAAGGACTCCCCGACGGACTACACCTGCGTCATGGGTGTGAACGACGCCGGCCTGACCGCCGCTCACAAGACCGTCTCGAACGCGAGCTGCACCACCAACTGCCTGGCCCCTCTGGCCAAGGTCCTGGATGAGCAGTTCGGCATCGAGAAGGGGCTGATGACCACGGTTCACGCCTACACGAACGACCAGCGCGTCTCGGACCAGATCCACAGCGATCTCCGCCGGGCCCGTGCGGCCGCTCTCAACATCATCCCGACCTCGACCGGTGCCGCGAAGGCGGTCGGCGAAGTGCTGCCGAAGCTGAACGGCAAGCTGACCGGGATTTCGCTCCGCGTTCCGGTTGGAACCGGCTCGGTGACCGACCTCGTCGCCGTCATGGGCAAGACCGTGACCGTCGAGTCCGTCAACGCCGCGATCAAGGAAGCGGCCGAAGGTCCTCTCAAGGGGATCCTGGTTTACAACACCGACCCGATCGTCTCGAGCGACGTCATCGGTCACCCGGCTTCGAGCATCTTCGATGCGAGCTGGACGCAGGTCATCGGCGGGAACCTCCTGAAGGTTCTCAGCTGGTACGACAACGAGTTCGGCTACTCCAACCGGACGGCCGACCTGATCGCCAAGATTGCGAAGCTCTAA
- the rpe gene encoding ribulose-phosphate 3-epimerase: MDYSVHVQRLHAQRPAIAPSMLKCDFGDLAGDLRRLDEGQAPVIHWDVMDGHFVPNLSYGAMVIERNRARTKTLFDAHLMVSDPAKYLDEYVKAGCELITFHIEAVPDPVPLLRRIRQSGCGAGIALNPKTSVEAIRGAVGECDLVLVMSVEPGFGGQSFIPSALEKVREVRRTFGKEVLISIDGGIGTKTIASAAEAGADVFVAGSAIFDQPDYRTAINELRQLAEQGRRGAH, from the coding sequence ATGGACTATTCGGTCCATGTGCAACGACTGCACGCTCAGCGTCCCGCTATTGCGCCTTCGATGTTGAAGTGCGATTTCGGCGATCTGGCGGGGGATCTTCGGCGGCTTGATGAAGGGCAGGCTCCGGTCATTCACTGGGATGTGATGGACGGGCATTTCGTTCCGAACCTGTCCTACGGGGCGATGGTGATCGAACGGAATCGGGCGCGGACGAAGACCCTCTTCGATGCGCACCTGATGGTGTCCGACCCGGCCAAGTACCTGGACGAATACGTCAAGGCGGGCTGCGAACTCATCACATTCCATATTGAAGCCGTTCCCGACCCGGTCCCGCTGCTCAGACGGATTCGCCAGTCCGGCTGCGGCGCGGGAATTGCCCTGAATCCAAAGACCTCCGTCGAGGCGATTCGGGGCGCGGTCGGAGAATGCGACCTGGTTCTCGTGATGAGCGTGGAACCGGGGTTCGGCGGACAGTCCTTCATCCCCTCCGCTCTGGAGAAGGTGCGGGAAGTCCGGCGGACGTTCGGCAAGGAGGTCCTGATCTCCATCGACGGTGGGATCGGGACAAAGACCATCGCTTCCGCGGCTGAGGCTGGCGCGGATGTGTTTGTGGCGGGTAGCGCCATTTTCGACCAGCCCGACTACCGCACGGCGATCAACGAGCTCAGGCAACTTGCCGAGCAGGGTCGCCGCGGCGCACATTGA
- a CDS encoding histidine phosphatase family protein: MSQIVIRPGETDFDVQHRIQGALDLPLTERGRSQINEIVNQLRGHDLDVIYTSPSEPARSTAEAVGEILDVPVQPIPGLCNAHLGLWQGMLVDEIRRKQPRVFKQWEDEPEAICPPEGESCEDVYQRVHRGLRKPMRRDESFAIVASEPVATVIVSVLKGKQPEFCGPHTGGCSRQLVEFVDADAERSDDLLTSSNPFLWWRGVAQQ, from the coding sequence ATGTCACAGATTGTGATTCGCCCCGGCGAAACGGATTTCGATGTCCAGCATCGGATTCAAGGGGCCCTCGACCTCCCGCTCACCGAGCGGGGCCGGTCGCAGATTAACGAGATCGTGAATCAGCTTCGCGGCCACGATCTCGACGTCATCTACACCTCTCCTTCCGAGCCGGCCCGCTCTACGGCCGAGGCGGTCGGCGAGATCCTCGATGTCCCCGTTCAGCCGATCCCCGGGCTCTGCAATGCCCATCTGGGATTGTGGCAGGGGATGCTCGTCGACGAGATCCGCCGCAAGCAGCCTCGCGTCTTCAAGCAGTGGGAAGACGAGCCGGAGGCGATCTGCCCTCCCGAAGGGGAGTCGTGCGAGGACGTCTATCAGCGGGTCCATCGGGGCCTCCGGAAGCCGATGCGGCGGGACGAGAGTTTCGCCATTGTCGCTTCGGAGCCGGTGGCGACCGTGATCGTCTCGGTCCTCAAGGGGAAGCAGCCCGAGTTCTGCGGTCCCCATACGGGAGGATGTTCCCGGCAGCTCGTCGAGTTTGTTGACGCGGACGCGGAACGTTCCGATGATCTCCTGACTTCCTCCAACCCGTTTTTGTGGTGGCGGGGCGTGGCACAGCAGTGA
- the accD gene encoding acetyl-CoA carboxylase, carboxyltransferase subunit beta: MDADAVNATENGLPQSPPDAPAPLKEPRKKRGVPEGLWIRCERCQAPNFRKHLEQNLNLCLECGHHFYVPAKLRIAQLLDADSFEEWFPNLMPVDPLGFTDKKAYKVRLVEEQKKTGMNDACVVGKGYMRGRPLVFGLTDSSFIMGSMGSVVGEKLTRAIEEATKQKLPLLIISGSGGGARMHEGIFSLMQMGKVSAALARYHECGGLYISVLTNPTMGGVAASFASLGDIVIAEPEALIGFAGPRVIEATVKQKLPEGFQKSEFLLKKGFVDRIIPRPELRTEISRIIDYCTR; the protein is encoded by the coding sequence ATGGATGCGGACGCCGTCAACGCGACCGAGAACGGTCTGCCTCAGTCTCCTCCGGATGCCCCTGCGCCGCTGAAAGAGCCGCGCAAGAAACGTGGCGTTCCCGAGGGGCTGTGGATCCGCTGCGAGCGCTGCCAGGCGCCGAACTTCCGCAAGCACCTCGAGCAGAACCTGAACCTCTGCCTGGAGTGCGGCCATCACTTCTACGTCCCGGCCAAGTTGCGGATCGCGCAGCTGCTGGACGCGGACTCGTTTGAAGAGTGGTTCCCGAACCTCATGCCGGTCGATCCGCTCGGGTTCACGGACAAGAAGGCCTACAAGGTCCGTCTGGTCGAGGAGCAGAAGAAGACGGGGATGAACGACGCGTGCGTCGTCGGCAAGGGGTATATGCGGGGCCGTCCGCTCGTCTTCGGCCTGACCGACTCCTCGTTCATCATGGGGAGCATGGGCTCGGTCGTTGGCGAGAAGCTGACGCGGGCGATCGAAGAGGCGACGAAACAGAAGCTGCCGCTCCTCATCATCAGCGGTTCGGGGGGCGGAGCCCGGATGCACGAGGGGATTTTCTCGCTCATGCAGATGGGGAAGGTTTCGGCGGCGCTGGCCCGTTATCACGAATGCGGCGGGCTCTACATTTCTGTCCTGACGAACCCGACGATGGGTGGTGTGGCCGCCAGTTTCGCTTCGCTGGGGGACATCGTGATCGCTGAGCCGGAGGCGCTGATTGGCTTCGCCGGGCCGCGGGTCATCGAGGCGACGGTCAAGCAGAAGCTTCCCGAGGGCTTCCAGAAGAGCGAGTTCCTGCTGAAGAAGGGCTTTGTCGACCGCATTATTCCTCGTCCGGAGCTCCGGACGGAGATTTCGCGGATCATCGACTACTGCACGCGGTAG